The sequence GAGAAATTAACCTGCGGTTCTACTATAGGAGCAGGTGGACATTATCAGGTAACTACACTAATTGTAGATGTCTCAGAACTACCTAAAAATACAACATTACATAGCATATTTGAGCCTTATTATATTCCAGATTCAATATGTATAAGCCACCCACCAGGTGTAGAACAGGTAAAAGAGATTAAAATCGGAAGAAATGCAGGAACTCCAAATCTACCTCTAAATTCTTATTTTAAAGTTAATACTTACAGAGAGATGAACCCATTAACAAGTAAGGTTATAGTAATAATAGTAGGAGAAGACCCTGATACAGCATGGAATTTCTCCTTGTCCTGTAATTAATCTGGGAAGCCCTCGGAAGAGGGCTTTCTTTTTTAGGATACTAAAATTGAAAAATGCCTTTTTAAAAAATAAAAATAAACAATTAAGCCAATCAAAGGAAATAGTCCAATAACTCCGGCAGCTACTCTGTAAGAAAAAATTGTTTCACCAAGAATATAGGTTATAACTCCCCATGTTAAAGGAGACAAAACACTGGCCATTCTCTCAGAAATTGACATAAAAGCAAATCTTGTTGTGAGTTCTTCCTCTGGAGAAATCCTGATAAGAACAACCCTTAAAGTCGTCCACAATGTAGAAATCATAATTCCGAACCATGCAGCAGTTATATAAATAAACCAGCTATTAGAAAAATAAAGCATTGCAATTCCCAATATCCAGCCTGAAAAAACAAAAATTAAAAATTTCTCAGGTTTAATCTTTTTCATAACATATCCGGAAACAGGAGCAGAAATTACAGCAAAAATAGCAGCAAAAGCAATCGTATAAATAACCTTATCTTGTGAAAATCCGAAAACCTTTTTTAAGTAAATTGACATAAATACAATCAAACCGTGTGCCGCATCAGTTAAGAGCAAAATAGAAATCAAAAATATTAAAAATCCTCTTTCTGTAAAAATACCTTTTAGATGAATTTTCTGAGGCTTATTCCTTTTCGTTTTCAAAAAAATAACTGAAGGCAGAGCAAATGTCGCAAAAATAATAGCTGTAATTAAAAAACTTTGCTGGGGATTTTCAGATAAAAAATTTGTTATAAGCAGACCTACAATAGCTCCTATATAGCCTATACCCACTCCAATTCCAGAAACAACACTGATTAAAGAGTTATCAGACACATCAAATAATAAGGAATTATAAAACACAAGACTTTGCTGGTATATCAGATTAAGGAAGAAAAAAAGAATAAGGGCATTCCATAATGAACCCGTAAAATAAAAAGCCGGCAGCAAGATAATTATCAAGACCACAAAAATTTTAAACAGCTTATCTTTTATACCCTTTTCATCTGCTATTTTTCCCAGAAAAATTCCGGCAATTATTGAAACGAATATGGAAATTGCATAGGTAAATGAGTAATGATAAGAACTTCCCCCAAGGGAAGAAACTATCCATAAAGGAAAGAAGACCGAAATAATATTAGCTGAAAAGATTGTTTCTGCAAAATCAAAAAGAGCCCAGGATAGAACTCTAATCTTGCTCAAGATTAACAAGCCTTTTTAGATTTTTAATTTCTTCAGGGGTTAGTTCCCTAAATTCTCCTTCTTTTAAGTGGGGGTCAAGTTTCAGATTTCCTATTCTAACCCTTTTAAGATACAAAACAGGATGACCGAGGGCTTCCATTATTCTTTTTACTATATGGTATTTACCTTCTTTTACTGTAATGAGTATCTCGGATTTTTCAGGGCTTGTAGAAATAACTTTCACCTTGAATGGTTTTGTCTGGTAGTCTTTCAGTTTTATTCCTGATTTTTCATATTTTGAAAAATCAATGTCCGATACATCACCTTTAACAACGGCGTAGTATTCCTTTTCAAT is a genomic window of Persephonella sp. containing:
- a CDS encoding MFS transporter; protein product: MSKIRVLSWALFDFAETIFSANIISVFFPLWIVSSLGGSSYHYSFTYAISIFVSIIAGIFLGKIADEKGIKDKLFKIFVVLIIILLPAFYFTGSLWNALILFFFLNLIYQQSLVFYNSLLFDVSDNSLISVVSGIGVGIGYIGAIVGLLITNFLSENPQQSFLITAIIFATFALPSVIFLKTKRNKPQKIHLKGIFTERGFLIFLISILLLTDAAHGLIVFMSIYLKKVFGFSQDKVIYTIAFAAIFAVISAPVSGYVMKKIKPEKFLIFVFSGWILGIAMLYFSNSWFIYITAAWFGIMISTLWTTLRVVLIRISPEEELTTRFAFMSISERMASVLSPLTWGVITYILGETIFSYRVAAGVIGLFPLIGLIVYFYFLKRHFSILVS